The following is a genomic window from bacterium.
GCCTGCAGGTACTTGAGCATCTCCTCCGGAGAGTCCTCGAACCCGCACGCCTTCTGGAGCTTCGTTCCCCCGCCCAGGTAGATCACGCCGCCGGACATCGCGCTCGTTCCGCCGCCGCCCCCGGCGCGCTCGACGACCAGTACGTCGGCATCCGACTCGCGCGCGGCGAGCGCGGTTGCGGCGCCCGCGGCGCCGAGCCCGACGACGAGGACGTCGACCTCCTCGTCGTAGGCGCTGATCGATCCGGCATCGAGGACCTCGGTCTTCATTCCCTCTCCTGATTGGGTGCCGCGAGGCTTCGCGGGTTCGTCAGAGACGGTAACCGCCGTCGACGCCGATGACCTGCCCGGTCATGGGCGCACCCGCGTCCGAGGCGAGCAGGATGCACATCGGCCCGAGCTCGGAGGGCTCTAGGATCCTGCGCTGGGCACTCTCCGCTTCGGCGCTTGCGCGAGCCTCGGAGTGGCTGATGCCCTGGGCCTTTGCCAGAACGTCGAAGTCCACGAGGTCCGTATTCGTCCAGCCGGGGCAGACGCAGTTCACGGTGATGCCGTGGCGGGCAAGATCGAGGGCCAGCTGCTTCGTGAGTCCGACCAGGCCGTGCTTGGCCGCGGTATAGGCGGGGCTCGCTGCGGCGTGTCTCGACGCCCCCGAGCCGATGTTGATGACGCGACCGTGGCCTCGCTCGCGCATCGATCGTACGGCGGCGCGGGTCGGCCAGTAGGCCGCCGTGAGGTTCAGGCGGAGGTTGGCCTCGAAGCCGTCGTCGTCCTCCGGCTCCCCTGCGAAGAGGTTGGGGTTGCCGCCGGCATTCCCGCCGACGTTGTTCACGAGGATGTCGATCCCGCCGAAGCGCTCGATCGCGTGCCGGACCGGCTCGCCCGCGGCGGTCCGGTCGGCCGCATCGGCGACGACCGCGGTCGCGCCGATCTCGTCCGCGGTCGTCTCCAGCACGTCCGCGCGCCGGCCCGAGATCACCACCCGGGCGCCGGCCCCGACGAGGGCTGCCGCGATGCCGGCGCCGATCCCGCGCGAGCCGCCGGTCACGACGGCGACGCGGTCGCGGAGCAGGGGGCCGAGTTCGGCGGGCGGGGACATCTGGATTCCTCTCGGGCTGGGAACGGGGTCGCGTCCGAAGGCTTAGCCGATCGGCCCCGATGGGCACAGGGGCAGAGGCCCCGATCCGAGGCTTCGTTGACGGCGCCTGCGTTCCCGGGGATCCTCGGGAGGTACCGGCCGGGAGAGTTTCATGCGGCGCTCGATGTTAAGCCCTGCCCGACGTTCTCTCGCGAGGACCCGTCGCCTGCTCTTCCTTCTCGTGCCGGCTCTTCTCTTCGGCTGCGGAGGAGCGGGAAGGTCGACCCCTGCCGATTCCGGCCGTGCGTGTGGGGTCGTGCCGGATCGCGTCGACGCCTGCCTGCTGCGCATGCGCGAAGCGGTTCCGCCGCGCCGTGCCCAGGTGCGAAAATCCGAAGGACTGGTCGACCTCCGCTTCGACGTGTCCGCTTCGGGCGCGGTGACGAACGTCTCCGTCGCGGCCTCCGTCGGTCATCCGATCTTCGAGACGCGAGCGATCCGGCTTCTCGAAGAGGCACGCTTCGCGCCGGCGATGCGCGAAGGGCGGCCGGTTCCGGCGGTCGACCAGGAGATCACGATTCCGTTCCGGCTCGTCTGGAACGAGCCGGGGGCATCGAAGGGCAAGCGCGGCAAGCTGATCCGCGCCGCGGTGGCGATCCGCCGGAACGAAGTCGGACGCGCAAGGGCGTTGCTCGCTCGGATGGACGAGTGGGAGTGGCCCAATCTCTACGAAGCGATGTCCCGTTCGATGCTCCGAGGGATGGTTCTCCACCTGGAAGGGCGGAGCGCGGAGGCGATTCCGCGACTCGAAGCGGCGACGCGGATGGACGGGGAGCTGACTTCGCCTGCAATTCATCGGCGGGCCCTGGTCTGGCTCGCGCGGGCGGCCCTCCTGGCGGACGACGACGAGAAGGTCGACGCGGCGCTGGCGAAGATCACCGAGCTCGAGGCCCCACGTCGGGATCCGTGGCCGCGTGACATTCAGGCGATCCGACGCCTTCGCGAGGCCGACCGCGAAGTTCGCGCGGCCGTGGAGCGAAATCGCGAGCGGCGCGGCGAGGGCCGCGAGATCGACACGAAGCCGGCCTCTTGAGCGGGCCGGCGGCGAGCGCACGGGGGCTGGCTCGGCGGGGCTCAGCCCGGCGTGTGCTCGAGCGGCGACTTGTAGTAGCGCGCGACGTCCGCTTCGATCACGTAGACGACGCGACTCGACCACTTGCGCCGCGGGAAGGGCTTTCCGATGTACTGCTGGGACAGCGCGTCGAGGACGAGGAGGTCGTTGTCGTCGCGCGTCTCGATCACGCGCCCTCGGATGAGCGCCTGCTCGTAGGGGTTCTCGTAGTCCGTGACCGAGAGGGCCACCCGTCCGTCCTGGGCGAGATTCGCGCCCTTGATGCCCCGGGAATCCGTCGCGATCAGGACGTGGTCCCCCTCACGGCCGATCCAGACGGGCTCGACCTTCGGCGAGCCGTCGGGCATGAGCGTCGCGAGGGCCGCGAAATTCGGGGCATCGAGCAACCGTCGCACGTCTTGGTCGAGAGGCCGGGCCATGCTGTCCTTTCCTTCGAGGGGCGGCGACCAGAGGATCAGGCGAGCAGGCCGCCGTCGACGACCATCGTCTGTCCGGTCATGAAGGAGGCGGCGGGGCTCGCGAGGAACCGGACGGCCCGCGCGATCTCGAAGGGATCCGCCAGTCGCCGCATCAGGTTCTGCTCGCCCATCTCTCGGGTGAACGCTTCGCGCTCGGCCTCGTCCTTCGGCAGGATCATGTCGGTCGCCACCGAACCCGGGGTCAACCCGTTCACGCGGATCCCGTCCTTCGCCCACTCCTGGGCGAGGGTCGACGTGAAGTTGATCATCGCCGCCTTCGAGGCGCAGTACGCGCCCAGGCCGCGCATCGGTCGGTGGGCACATGCGGCGGTCACGTTCACGATCGAGGCGTGCTCGCTCCGGACGAGGAGCGGATGGGCCTTCTGGCAGAGGAAGAGGGCGGCACGCGTGTTCACCCCGAAGACCTCGTCGAACTCGGCCTCGGTCAGGCGGCCGACGCTGTGGGGCTTCAGAATCGCCG
Proteins encoded in this region:
- a CDS encoding SDR family oxidoreductase; amino-acid sequence: MSPPAELGPLLRDRVAVVTGGSRGIGAGIAAALVGAGARVVISGRRADVLETTADEIGATAVVADAADRTAAGEPVRHAIERFGGIDILVNNVGGNAGGNPNLFAGEPEDDDGFEANLRLNLTAAYWPTRAAVRSMRERGHGRVINIGSGASRHAAASPAYTAAKHGLVGLTKQLALDLARHGITVNCVCPGWTNTDLVDFDVLAKAQGISHSEARASAEAESAQRRILEPSELGPMCILLASDAGAPMTGQVIGVDGGYRL
- a CDS encoding energy transducer TonB is translated as MPDRVDACLLRMREAVPPRRAQVRKSEGLVDLRFDVSASGAVTNVSVAASVGHPIFETRAIRLLEEARFAPAMREGRPVPAVDQEITIPFRLVWNEPGASKGKRGKLIRAAVAIRRNEVGRARALLARMDEWEWPNLYEAMSRSMLRGMVLHLEGRSAEAIPRLEAATRMDGELTSPAIHRRALVWLARAALLADDDEKVDAALAKITELEAPRRDPWPRDIQAIRRLREADREVRAAVERNRERRGEGREIDTKPAS
- a CDS encoding TIGR03618 family F420-dependent PPOX class oxidoreductase, whose translation is MARPLDQDVRRLLDAPNFAALATLMPDGSPKVEPVWIGREGDHVLIATDSRGIKGANLAQDGRVALSVTDYENPYEQALIRGRVIETRDDNDLLVLDALSQQYIGKPFPRRKWSSRVVYVIEADVARYYKSPLEHTPG
- a CDS encoding SDR family oxidoreductase, whose translation is MTDRIAADEAFALDGHVALVTGSTRGIGAAIAEEFAAAGAEVIVTGRSPAAAQAVVDGIEAQGGRAHALAYEAAAPGAAETLVAGLQTITTKLDVLVNNAAILKPHSVGRLTEAEFDEVFGVNTRAALFLCQKAHPLLVRSEHASIVNVTAACAHRPMRGLGAYCASKAAMINFTSTLAQEWAKDGIRVNGLTPGSVATDMILPKDEAEREAFTREMGEQNLMRRLADPFEIARAVRFLASPAASFMTGQTMVVDGGLLA